One part of the Aliivibrio fischeri ATCC 7744 = JCM 18803 = DSM 507 genome encodes these proteins:
- the yjjX gene encoding inosine/xanthosine triphosphatase yields MKVIITSQNPAKIAAVESAFNLAFPNDTFSFEGVSVKSGVPDQPMSCEETKQGAMNRVNNAKIKLPNCDYYVGLEAGIEGNSTFAWMIIDNGLTVGESRSSSLPLPPQVIDEVKKGKELGDVMDEQFNTDNIKQKGGAIGLLTNNLLTRTSVYQQALILALIPFLHPTRF; encoded by the coding sequence ATGAAAGTTATCATTACTTCTCAAAACCCAGCGAAAATTGCCGCTGTTGAATCAGCATTTAATCTTGCGTTTCCTAATGATACTTTTTCATTTGAAGGGGTATCAGTAAAGAGCGGTGTTCCAGATCAACCAATGAGTTGTGAAGAAACAAAACAAGGAGCAATGAACCGTGTTAATAACGCAAAGATCAAGCTACCTAACTGTGATTATTATGTTGGGTTAGAAGCTGGAATTGAAGGTAATTCTACTTTTGCTTGGATGATTATTGATAATGGTTTAACGGTAGGAGAGTCACGCTCTTCGAGTTTACCTCTCCCACCACAAGTTATTGATGAGGTGAAGAAAGGTAAAGAGCTAGGCGATGTCATGGATGAACAATTTAACACCGACAACATTAAACAGAAAGGAGGGGCTATTGGCTTACTAACCAATAACCTACTAACAAGAACATCGGTATATCAACAAGCACTTATTCTTGCTCTTATTCCTTTTCTACATCCAACTCGTTTTTAG
- the trpR gene encoding trp operon repressor: MSGSAKYSDWSQVMTLIANAAEQGNHQPLLTMLMTPDEREALVARVNIFHELLQGELSQRQISQLLGVGVATITRGSNELKSHTDEEKVWLMDLLEKSTKNELDVEKE, from the coding sequence ATGTCAGGTTCAGCAAAATATTCCGACTGGTCTCAAGTGATGACACTAATTGCAAATGCAGCAGAACAAGGAAATCATCAACCATTATTAACGATGTTGATGACGCCTGATGAACGTGAAGCATTGGTTGCTCGCGTAAATATTTTTCATGAGCTGTTACAGGGTGAATTGAGCCAGAGACAAATTAGTCAGCTATTAGGGGTGGGCGTTGCCACTATCACTAGAGGTTCAAATGAATTAAAAAGCCATACTGACGAAGAGAAAGTATGGCTTATGGATTTATTAGAAAAGAGTACTAAAAACGAGTTGGATGTAGAAAAGGAATAA
- a CDS encoding PilZ domain-containing protein codes for MIERRKFSRVIYQADVALIQGAQQYSGSLIDLSLHGLLIKLNDDNALNSAGKLIVHFALNDSDINIIAECEIVNNTNNMLRLCIRHIDIDSISHLKRLVELNVGNSELLLRQLSELTETH; via the coding sequence ATGATTGAAAGACGCAAGTTTTCTCGTGTAATTTATCAAGCAGATGTAGCACTAATCCAAGGCGCTCAGCAATACAGCGGCTCATTGATTGATTTGTCTTTACATGGCTTATTAATAAAACTTAATGATGATAATGCTCTTAACTCAGCGGGTAAATTAATTGTACATTTTGCTCTAAACGACAGTGATATCAATATTATTGCTGAATGTGAAATTGTGAATAATACAAATAATATGCTGAGGCTCTGTATTCGCCATATAGATATTGATAGTATTAGCCACCTTAAACGCTTAGTTGAACTTAACGTTGGTAATAGCGAACTATTATTACGTCAGTTATCAGAACTCACCGAAACACATTAA
- a CDS encoding transglycosylase SLT domain-containing protein: protein MKYTQYKLGMMTALCIGMNVQVVDASPVDTWRAQYQEAKTLLNEKKYDEYKKVRAELDGYSLAPYLDYRELRMDLSSKTPDDIRLFKHNHKSLPIGNSLSYQYLVILGLNERWAEFIDYFPNEPSSKNLQCYYYQAKNKLGDKVTAWKGAEQLWLTGSSVTYECDDLFQDWAEAEKLSDDLIIERMLLVYKARNNNLFSYLEKMLKTDTAKEKAQHIVTLFNDPDLLESFSKSNKKTEFSKQLTLISMEREARKNPKKAIEILPEIAKKQQFTQEELVQVKRRIVSSIMSTESAELAQWRDKELATNPEDSFIERRIRVAIRAADWDDVSNWIGYLTPTAKNSLRWQFWIAQIESKEGEQDKADARLKRLLGQRNFYSVAAANILGEPIQYPMNTAPRNIKPIKDKYSVELARIKELIAIDEISTAKSEWEYLLNRASKTEVKELASYAAQHRWHHFTVLATIKGRMWGYLSLRFPIAHQWWFNHYSKELGLDKVTLMSLSRQESALYAEAQSPVGARGLMQIMPATAKYTAKKIDYDKYEGVDSLNDVDVNIHIGSNYLKGLLDDYDGNRIFALAGYNAGPHRVKRWRAVSDEKLDAYAFIEAIPFKETRGYVQNILMFETYYRSLLGEKGAFLSEKELNLKY, encoded by the coding sequence ATGAAATATACACAATATAAGTTAGGGATGATGACGGCATTGTGCATAGGTATGAATGTACAAGTTGTTGATGCGTCACCTGTTGATACATGGCGAGCACAATACCAAGAAGCAAAAACGCTACTTAATGAAAAAAAATACGATGAATATAAAAAAGTAAGGGCAGAACTTGATGGTTATTCATTAGCGCCTTATTTGGATTACCGTGAATTACGAATGGATTTAAGCTCTAAAACGCCAGATGATATTCGTTTATTTAAACATAATCATAAGTCATTACCTATTGGTAACTCTCTTTCATACCAATACTTAGTCATTCTTGGTTTAAACGAGCGTTGGGCTGAGTTTATTGATTATTTCCCCAACGAACCAAGTAGCAAAAATCTACAGTGTTATTACTATCAAGCAAAAAATAAACTGGGTGATAAGGTCACCGCTTGGAAAGGTGCGGAGCAGTTATGGTTAACTGGTAGCTCTGTTACTTATGAATGTGATGATTTATTTCAAGATTGGGCTGAAGCTGAGAAACTCAGTGATGATTTAATTATTGAGCGTATGCTTTTAGTTTATAAAGCTCGTAATAATAATTTGTTTTCTTATTTAGAAAAAATGTTGAAAACAGATACCGCAAAAGAAAAAGCACAGCATATTGTCACTTTGTTTAATGATCCTGATTTGTTAGAAAGTTTTTCAAAGAGTAATAAAAAAACAGAGTTTTCTAAGCAATTAACGCTTATCTCAATGGAAAGAGAAGCTCGTAAAAACCCTAAAAAAGCGATAGAAATATTGCCTGAAATTGCTAAAAAGCAGCAGTTTACTCAAGAAGAGTTGGTTCAGGTTAAGCGACGTATTGTTAGTAGCATTATGTCAACAGAGTCAGCAGAACTTGCACAATGGAGAGATAAAGAGCTAGCTACTAACCCTGAAGATTCATTTATTGAGCGCCGAATTCGTGTTGCTATTCGTGCAGCTGATTGGGATGACGTAAGCAACTGGATTGGGTATTTAACACCAACAGCTAAAAATTCATTACGTTGGCAGTTCTGGATTGCTCAGATCGAAAGTAAGGAAGGTGAGCAAGATAAAGCTGATGCTCGTTTAAAAAGATTACTTGGTCAGCGTAATTTTTATAGTGTTGCTGCGGCAAATATTTTAGGTGAGCCTATTCAATATCCAATGAATACCGCTCCTAGAAATATTAAGCCGATTAAAGATAAATACAGTGTAGAGCTTGCACGTATTAAAGAATTAATTGCGATTGATGAGATCTCTACAGCCAAAAGTGAGTGGGAATATTTGCTAAATCGAGCATCAAAAACTGAAGTGAAAGAATTAGCAAGTTATGCTGCTCAGCATCGTTGGCATCACTTTACTGTTCTGGCGACCATCAAAGGAAGAATGTGGGGATATTTGAGCTTACGTTTTCCTATAGCACATCAGTGGTGGTTTAATCATTACAGCAAGGAACTTGGTTTAGATAAAGTGACGTTAATGTCGTTATCTCGACAAGAAAGTGCACTGTATGCAGAAGCTCAATCACCGGTAGGTGCTCGTGGTTTGATGCAAATTATGCCAGCAACAGCGAAATATACCGCGAAGAAGATTGATTACGATAAATACGAAGGTGTTGATAGTTTGAATGATGTTGATGTGAATATTCACATTGGTTCAAATTACCTTAAGGGTTTATTAGATGATTATGATGGTAACCGTATTTTTGCTCTTGCAGGTTATAATGCAGGCCCTCATCGTGTTAAGCGTTGGAGAGCGGTTTCTGATGAAAAACTAGATGCTTATGCTTTCATTGAAGCCATTCCATTCAAGGAAACTCGAGGGTATGTACAAAATATTTTAATGTTTGAAACTTACTATCGTAGCTTATTGGGTGAAAAAGGTGCTTTTTTATCCGAGAAAGAGCTGAATTTAAAGTATTGA
- the bamD gene encoding outer membrane protein assembly factor BamD — protein MKRLTISSLLAVSLLVGCSSSDDVIPDIPPSELYAQAQVSLQAGNWTSAIERLEALDSRYPFGAYSEQVQLDLIYVYYKNDDLALGLATIERFTRLNPTHPKADWVLYMRGLTHMAQDRSFMHDLFRVDRSDRDPEPARSAFKDFKRLLERYPNSLYAEDAQTRMYALKNRLADYELATADFYLRREAWISAINRCQELQRTYPDTEAARKSLTIMLSAYKELKLEDAIKRTEELIALNPQ, from the coding sequence ATGAAACGCTTAACCATTTCTTCATTATTAGCTGTATCTTTACTGGTTGGTTGCTCAAGTAGTGATGATGTAATTCCAGATATTCCACCATCAGAATTATACGCTCAAGCTCAAGTATCTTTACAAGCAGGTAATTGGACGAGCGCAATTGAGCGTCTTGAAGCCTTAGATTCTCGATACCCTTTTGGCGCTTATTCTGAACAAGTTCAGTTAGACCTTATTTATGTTTATTATAAAAATGATGATCTTGCATTAGGTCTTGCAACTATCGAGAGATTCACTCGTTTAAACCCAACCCATCCAAAAGCTGACTGGGTCCTTTACATGCGTGGATTAACGCATATGGCTCAAGATAGAAGTTTCATGCATGATTTATTTAGAGTTGATCGTTCAGATCGAGATCCAGAACCAGCTCGCTCAGCTTTTAAAGATTTTAAACGATTATTAGAAAGATACCCTAATAGTCTTTACGCTGAAGATGCACAAACTCGTATGTACGCACTTAAAAATCGCTTAGCGGATTATGAATTAGCAACAGCTGACTTTTATTTACGACGAGAAGCTTGGATCTCTGCCATTAATCGTTGTCAAGAATTACAACGTACTTATCCAGATACAGAAGCTGCAAGAAAATCACTAACAATTATGCTTTCAGCTTACAAAGAATTAAAACTGGAAGATGCAATTAAGCGAACCGAAGAACTTATTGCGTTGAATCCACAATAA
- the hpf gene encoding ribosome hibernation-promoting factor, HPF/YfiA family, producing the protein MKVEITGNNIDITPGIRERIEGKFKKLEAKRNLDIIGRHASVTKRANGKHKVEAYATIAGGKVVASAEQEDLFGAIREMYQKLERQLDKLQHKGEARRATHAQAPGVEEPEVELEEE; encoded by the coding sequence ATGAAAGTAGAAATCACTGGCAACAACATCGACATCACTCCAGGCATCCGTGAACGTATTGAAGGGAAGTTTAAAAAACTAGAAGCAAAAAGAAACCTAGACATTATTGGACGTCACGCTAGCGTTACAAAACGCGCAAATGGTAAACACAAGGTAGAAGCGTACGCAACTATCGCAGGTGGCAAAGTCGTAGCCTCTGCAGAACAAGAAGATCTATTTGGTGCAATTAGAGAGATGTATCAAAAACTAGAACGCCAACTAGACAAACTACAACATAAAGGAGAAGCACGTCGAGCGACTCATGCTCAAGCTCCTGGAGTTGAAGAACCAGAAGTTGAACTTGAAGAGGAATAA
- the pgeF gene encoding peptidoglycan editing factor PgeF — protein sequence MSLISPNWSAPKSVKVFSTTRIGGVSSSPFDSFNLGDHVGDDHKDVVLNREKLITLGQLPTAPTWLNQIHSTRVVHLPSQEFFETPPAADAAYTNQVKQVCCVMTADCLPVVICNKEGTEVAAAHAGWRGLLDGVLGNTVEQFASDDLIAWCGPAIGEEAFEVGNEVKELFCEKDPQAINAFIPSYNEGKWLANLAMLATQRLNSVGITDVHYSNLCTYQNTETFFSYRKEGITGRQATLIWFE from the coding sequence ATGTCATTGATTTCACCAAATTGGTCTGCACCTAAATCAGTTAAAGTATTCAGTACAACTCGTATTGGAGGAGTATCAAGTTCCCCATTTGATAGCTTTAATCTTGGAGACCATGTTGGTGATGATCACAAAGATGTTGTGCTCAATCGTGAAAAACTGATTACGTTGGGGCAGTTACCTACTGCACCAACGTGGTTAAACCAAATTCACTCAACAAGAGTTGTTCATTTACCGAGTCAAGAGTTTTTTGAAACACCACCAGCCGCTGATGCTGCATATACAAACCAAGTAAAACAAGTTTGTTGTGTTATGACTGCAGATTGCCTTCCGGTTGTAATATGCAATAAAGAAGGTACAGAGGTTGCTGCCGCACACGCAGGTTGGAGAGGTTTACTTGATGGAGTATTAGGAAATACTGTTGAGCAATTTGCCTCCGATGATCTTATTGCTTGGTGTGGACCTGCTATTGGTGAAGAAGCGTTTGAAGTAGGTAATGAAGTAAAAGAGCTATTTTGCGAAAAAGATCCGCAAGCAATTAATGCATTTATTCCGAGTTATAATGAAGGAAAATGGTTAGCTAATTTAGCCATGTTAGCCACACAACGTTTAAATAGTGTTGGTATAACTGATGTGCATTATTCAAACCTTTGCACTTATCAAAATACAGAAACGTTTTTCTCATACAGAAAAGAAGGAATTACAGGAAGACAAGCCACTCTTATTTGGTTTGAATAA
- the pheA gene encoding prephenate dehydratase, with protein sequence MTDTHYSLDDIRLRLNELDNELLKLFSERRKLSLDVAKSKVKTAKPVRDPKREQQLLVKLIENGKDFNLDAYYITQLFHTIIEDSVLLQQEYFQNLANPDLSRKPVARVAYLGSKGSYSNLASRRYFSKKNIELAELGCENFKEVIKTVEAGHADYGVLPIENTSSGSINQVYDLLQHTSLYIVGELTQKIDHCLLTTTETSLESIKTLYSHPQPHEQCSEFLNRLNNVELISCASTADAMITVKELNSPEVAAIGNSDSGKLYGLQSLITNISNQTENQTRFIVVARKPVDVSEQIPAKTTLIMSTAQDAGSLVESLLVLQKYGINMSKLESRPIMGNPWEEMFYVDLEAHLKSDAMTSAIEELTAITRYLKVLGCYPIENVEPTAIPLSN encoded by the coding sequence ATGACTGACACTCACTACTCCCTTGATGATATTCGTTTACGCCTTAATGAACTTGATAATGAATTATTAAAGCTCTTTTCAGAACGTCGTAAACTCAGTCTTGATGTTGCTAAAAGTAAAGTAAAAACCGCGAAACCTGTTCGAGATCCTAAACGAGAACAACAATTACTTGTTAAACTCATTGAGAATGGTAAAGACTTCAATCTTGATGCTTATTACATTACACAGTTATTTCATACCATTATTGAAGATTCAGTTTTACTTCAGCAAGAATACTTCCAAAATCTAGCAAACCCTGACTTAAGTAGAAAACCCGTAGCAAGAGTGGCTTACCTTGGCTCAAAAGGATCATATTCAAACCTAGCAAGCCGTCGTTATTTCAGTAAAAAGAATATTGAATTAGCTGAGTTAGGCTGTGAAAACTTTAAAGAAGTAATTAAAACCGTTGAGGCTGGTCATGCTGATTACGGCGTATTGCCAATTGAAAATACAAGCTCAGGTTCGATTAACCAAGTTTATGATTTACTCCAACACACTAGCCTATACATTGTTGGGGAATTAACTCAAAAAATTGATCATTGTTTATTAACAACGACTGAAACCTCTCTTGAGTCCATTAAAACCTTGTATTCACACCCACAGCCACATGAACAATGTAGCGAATTTTTAAATCGACTCAATAATGTTGAACTAATTTCTTGTGCAAGCACTGCTGATGCGATGATCACGGTAAAAGAGTTAAACTCACCTGAAGTTGCAGCAATTGGTAACTCAGATAGTGGAAAGCTATATGGACTGCAATCTCTAATCACTAATATTTCGAATCAAACAGAGAACCAAACACGTTTTATCGTTGTTGCAAGAAAGCCTGTGGATGTATCAGAGCAAATCCCTGCTAAAACAACATTAATAATGTCCACAGCTCAAGATGCTGGTTCATTGGTTGAATCTCTATTGGTATTACAAAAATACGGCATCAATATGAGCAAGCTAGAATCTCGCCCTATTATGGGAAATCCTTGGGAAGAAATGTTCTATGTTGATCTAGAAGCGCATCTAAAATCCGATGCTATGACTTCTGCTATCGAAGAATTAACGGCTATTACTCGCTATCTAAAAGTACTTGGTTGCTATCCAATTGAAAATGTAGAACCAACAGCTATTCCATTATCAAATTGA
- the rluD gene encoding 23S rRNA pseudouridine(1911/1915/1917) synthase RluD, which yields MAQQIELTSTVKESQLGQRLDQAAAELFSDFSRSRIKEWLLAGNMTVNGEVVTKARLKVMGGEEITVKAELEDEERWLAQDIPLDIVYEDDDLLVINKPRDFVVHPGAGTPDGTVLNALLFHYPNIAEVPRAGIVHRLDKDTTGLMVVAKTVPAQTRLVRALQKRKITREYEAVVVGRMTAGGMIEKPIGRHPNKRTLMAVHELGKDAVTHYRVAEHFRIHTRIRLRLETGRTHQIRVHMSYLQHPLVGDTAYGGRARIPKGASQELIDMIRGFDRQALHAAMLRFEHPITGETMEFHAPIPDDMIALSQALRDDERLMHEEEY from the coding sequence ATGGCACAACAAATAGAGTTAACAAGTACAGTAAAAGAAAGTCAACTAGGGCAGCGTTTAGATCAAGCTGCTGCTGAGTTGTTTTCTGATTTTTCTCGTTCACGCATCAAAGAGTGGTTGCTTGCTGGCAACATGACAGTCAATGGTGAAGTGGTTACAAAAGCACGCCTTAAAGTTATGGGTGGTGAAGAGATCACGGTTAAAGCTGAATTAGAAGATGAAGAGCGTTGGTTAGCTCAAGATATTCCTCTTGATATTGTTTATGAAGATGATGATCTACTCGTTATCAATAAACCACGTGACTTCGTTGTTCACCCAGGAGCGGGTACACCTGATGGTACAGTGTTAAATGCATTGTTATTCCATTATCCAAATATTGCAGAAGTACCTCGTGCGGGTATCGTTCACCGTTTGGATAAAGACACTACTGGATTAATGGTTGTTGCGAAAACTGTACCGGCTCAAACACGTTTAGTTCGTGCGCTTCAAAAGCGTAAGATTACTCGTGAGTATGAAGCCGTTGTTGTCGGTCGTATGACTGCAGGTGGTATGATTGAGAAACCAATTGGTCGTCACCCAAACAAACGTACTCTAATGGCAGTTCATGAATTAGGTAAAGATGCTGTGACACATTATCGTGTTGCTGAACATTTCCGTATTCATACTCGTATCCGTTTACGTCTTGAAACCGGTCGTACTCACCAAATTCGTGTACATATGTCATATTTGCAGCATCCACTTGTGGGTGATACTGCTTATGGTGGTCGTGCTCGTATTCCAAAAGGCGCTTCTCAAGAGTTAATTGATATGATCCGCGGTTTTGATCGTCAGGCTCTGCATGCTGCGATGCTGCGTTTTGAACATCCAATCACAGGGGAAACAATGGAGTTCCATGCTCCAATTCCTGATGACATGATTGCTCTATCTCAGGCGCTACGTGATGATGAACGTCTAATGCATGAGGAAGAGTATTAA
- the ettA gene encoding energy-dependent translational throttle protein EttA has product MAEYVYTMSRVSKIVPPKRQILKDISLSFFPGAKIGVLGLNGSGKSTLLRIMAGLDTDIDGEARPQAGLNVGYLPQEPVLDESKTVREIVEEAVSDVAGALTRLDAVYAAYAEEGADFDALAKEQGELEALIQAKDGHNLDNALERAADALRLPEWDAKIEHLSGGERRRVAICRLLLEKPDMLLLDEPTNHLDAESVAWLEHFLVDYSGTVVAITHDRYFLDNAAGWILELDRGEGIPWEGNYTSWLEQKDDRLKQEAAKENARQKTIEKELEWVRQNPKGRQAKSKARMARFEELQSSDHQKRNETNELFIPPGERLGDKVLEVNNLTKSFGDRVLIDDLSFSMPKGAIVGIIGANGAGKSTLFKMLSGAETPDSGTIELGETVKLASVDQFRDSMDDTKTVFQEISEGADIIKINNFEIPARAYCSRFNFKGNDQQKIIGELSGGERNRVHLAKLLKTGGNVLLLDEPTNDLDVETLRALEEALLEFPGCAMVISHDRWFLDRIATHILDYRDEGQVNFFEGNYTEYSEWLKKTLGAQAAEPHRIKYKRMTK; this is encoded by the coding sequence ATGGCTGAATACGTATATACAATGTCACGAGTGAGCAAAATTGTTCCTCCTAAAAGACAAATCCTGAAAGACATTTCTCTTAGCTTCTTCCCTGGTGCAAAAATTGGTGTTTTGGGTCTAAATGGCTCAGGTAAATCAACACTACTTCGCATTATGGCAGGTCTTGATACTGATATTGATGGTGAAGCTCGTCCACAAGCGGGATTAAATGTTGGCTATCTTCCACAAGAACCTGTACTTGATGAATCAAAAACAGTTCGTGAAATTGTTGAAGAGGCTGTTTCTGATGTAGCAGGTGCACTAACTCGCCTTGATGCGGTTTATGCAGCTTACGCTGAAGAAGGTGCTGATTTCGATGCTCTAGCTAAAGAGCAAGGTGAACTTGAAGCATTAATTCAAGCAAAAGATGGTCATAATCTAGATAACGCTTTAGAGCGCGCAGCTGACGCACTACGTCTACCTGAGTGGGATGCTAAAATTGAACACTTATCTGGTGGTGAACGTCGCCGTGTTGCTATCTGTCGTCTTCTTCTAGAAAAACCAGATATGCTGCTACTTGATGAACCAACCAACCACCTTGATGCTGAATCAGTTGCATGGCTTGAGCACTTCCTTGTTGATTATTCAGGTACTGTTGTGGCAATTACCCACGACCGTTATTTCCTTGATAACGCTGCGGGTTGGATTCTAGAGCTTGACCGTGGTGAAGGTATTCCATGGGAAGGTAACTATACCTCTTGGCTTGAGCAAAAAGATGACCGTTTAAAACAAGAAGCGGCAAAAGAAAATGCTCGTCAGAAAACGATTGAAAAAGAACTTGAGTGGGTTCGTCAAAACCCTAAAGGCCGCCAAGCTAAATCTAAAGCTCGTATGGCTCGTTTTGAAGAACTACAAAGCTCTGATCACCAAAAACGTAATGAAACAAACGAACTGTTCATTCCGCCAGGTGAACGTCTAGGTGACAAAGTTCTTGAAGTGAACAACCTAACTAAATCATTTGGTGATCGTGTACTGATTGATGACCTATCATTCAGCATGCCAAAAGGTGCTATCGTGGGTATTATCGGTGCCAATGGTGCGGGTAAGTCTACCCTATTTAAGATGCTAAGTGGTGCTGAAACACCGGATTCAGGTACGATTGAATTAGGTGAAACTGTAAAACTTGCTTCTGTTGATCAATTCCGTGATTCAATGGATGACACAAAAACAGTTTTCCAAGAGATCTCTGAAGGCGCTGATATCATTAAGATCAACAATTTCGAAATCCCAGCTCGTGCTTACTGTTCTCGCTTTAACTTCAAAGGCAACGACCAACAAAAAATTATTGGTGAGTTATCTGGTGGTGAGCGTAACCGTGTTCACTTAGCTAAACTGCTAAAAACTGGCGGTAACGTACTGTTACTCGATGAACCTACCAATGACCTTGATGTTGAAACATTACGTGCACTAGAAGAAGCATTACTTGAGTTCCCTGGTTGTGCAATGGTTATCTCGCACGACCGTTGGTTCCTAGACCGTATCGCTACACACATTCTAGACTACCGTGATGAAGGCCAAGTAAACTTCTTTGAAGGTAACTACACTGAATACAGTGAATGGTTGAAGAAGACCCTAGGTGCACAAGCTGCTGAACCTCATCGCATCAAGTACAAGCGTATGACTAAGTAA